Proteins encoded in a region of the Leptolyngbya subtilissima AS-A7 genome:
- a CDS encoding metal ABC transporter permease yields the protein MNWLLDPLNYDFMRQALLASLLVGILCPVVGTYLIVQRMAMLGDVVAHGVLPGLAIASFFNLPILLGAFTMGLFSTAVITWIRSQSRIKVDTAMAITFSTFFSLGITLLTVFRSRVSLEQLLFGDILSISPSDVWQIAAIAGLVLVGVALFYKELLFFTFDPLGAEALGLPVNAVNLGLMTGITLAIIAGMKTVGVILVVALMVGPAATAYLLVKELHWMMILGAVLGVLFGIVGMYSSYYLDIPAGPAIGLTVFAGFLLALLFSPRQGIFTRRFQKECS from the coding sequence ATGAACTGGCTGCTTGACCCGCTCAACTACGACTTTATGCGTCAGGCGCTGCTGGCCAGTCTGCTAGTAGGTATCTTGTGCCCGGTGGTCGGCACCTATCTGATTGTGCAGCGCATGGCCATGCTCGGGGATGTGGTAGCCCATGGGGTGCTGCCGGGTCTAGCGATCGCCAGCTTTTTCAACCTCCCCATCCTGCTGGGGGCGTTTACCATGGGTCTGTTTAGCACCGCCGTCATTACCTGGATTCGCAGCCAGTCCCGCATTAAAGTCGATACGGCAATGGCCATTACCTTTTCCACCTTTTTCTCCCTGGGCATCACCCTGCTGACGGTGTTTCGCAGCCGTGTTTCCCTAGAACAGCTGTTGTTTGGCGATATCCTGAGCATCAGCCCTAGTGATGTCTGGCAAATTGCTGCGATCGCTGGACTAGTGCTGGTAGGCGTAGCCCTGTTTTACAAAGAACTGCTGTTCTTCACCTTCGACCCACTTGGCGCTGAAGCCCTAGGACTACCCGTCAACGCCGTCAACCTCGGTCTGATGACCGGTATAACCCTAGCCATCATCGCTGGCATGAAAACCGTAGGTGTAATTTTGGTTGTGGCCCTCATGGTTGGCCCTGCCGCCACCGCCTATCTGCTGGTCAAAGAACTCCACTGGATGATGATCCTAGGCGCAGTTCTAGGAGTACTCTTTGGGATCGTGGGCATGTACAGCAGCTACTATTTAGACATTCCAGCGGGGCCTGCGATCGGTCTGACGGTATTTGCTGGGTTCTTGCTAGCTCTGCTGTTTAGCCCCCGTCAAGGCATTTTCACCCGGCGTTTCCAAAAAGAGTGTAGCTAA
- a CDS encoding aldo/keto reductase has product METRKLGNTDIEITPLIFGTWQAGKSGWVGIEDQDVIDAMQAALDAGITTFDTAEVYGNGYSEELVGKALSDRRDQVVLATKVFANHLKADQVLEACEKSLQRMQTDVIDLYQIHWPSGAFKSEVVPIGETMEALNQLKEQGKIRAIGVSNFSKAQIEEAAQYGRIDSLQPPYSLFWRGVETELLPYCVEHNLTILSYSSLAQGLLTGKFGPDHQFPKEDIRSKNKLFQPPIYDKAQAALENLRPIADRYNTTLGNLALAWLIAQPQTTAIVGARNTEQAVENAKAAAIALSADDLAAIDAISRTVTDDLPTDPVMWAFG; this is encoded by the coding sequence ATGGAAACTCGCAAGTTGGGCAACACCGATATTGAAATCACTCCGCTGATTTTTGGTACTTGGCAGGCGGGTAAGAGCGGCTGGGTCGGCATAGAAGACCAGGATGTGATTGACGCGATGCAGGCAGCGCTGGATGCGGGGATAACCACCTTCGACACGGCGGAGGTCTACGGCAACGGCTATTCTGAGGAGCTGGTGGGCAAGGCGCTGTCGGATCGGCGCGACCAGGTTGTGCTAGCTACCAAGGTCTTCGCCAACCACCTCAAGGCTGACCAGGTGCTCGAGGCCTGCGAGAAGTCTCTCCAGCGTATGCAAACCGACGTTATTGACCTCTACCAAATCCACTGGCCGTCGGGGGCATTTAAGAGCGAGGTGGTGCCCATTGGTGAAACTATGGAAGCGCTGAATCAGCTGAAGGAACAGGGCAAAATTCGCGCGATCGGGGTGTCGAACTTTTCCAAGGCACAGATCGAAGAGGCCGCGCAGTACGGCCGCATTGATAGCCTTCAGCCGCCCTACTCGCTCTTTTGGCGTGGGGTGGAAACCGAGCTGTTGCCCTACTGCGTGGAGCATAACCTGACGATCCTCTCCTACTCATCCCTGGCTCAGGGGTTGCTCACCGGCAAGTTTGGCCCCGACCACCAGTTTCCAAAGGAAGACATTCGCAGCAAAAACAAGCTGTTTCAGCCGCCAATTTACGACAAAGCCCAGGCTGCCTTAGAGAATCTGCGTCCTATCGCCGATCGCTATAACACCACCTTGGGGAATTTGGCCCTAGCCTGGCTGATTGCTCAGCCTCAGACCACAGCGATCGTCGGAGCGCGCAACACGGAGCAGGCCGTGGAAAATGCCAAGGCAGCGGCGATTGCGCTCTCTGCGGACGATTTGGCGGCGATCGATGCCATTAGTCGCACCGTGACTGACGACCTACCCACTGACCCAGTGATGTGGGCCTTTGGGTAA
- a CDS encoding ABC transporter permease has protein sequence MQQFSSTPNELVASFWRHRELIGSLIQRDIVGRYRGSALGIIWSFIHPMFMLAVYTFVFSVVFQARWGNGSDSKAEFALVLFAGLIVFNLFAECVNRASGLITSNVNYVKRVVFPLEILPWVTLGSALFHGLMSIIVWLVFYIVLFGLPKISIILLPAIILPLIFLTMGLTWFFAALGVYLRDISQVTTIMTTVLMFLSPIFYPASALPQNFQPILLLNPLTPALEQFRGVLMWGEVPRFHAWVLYLSLTATVGWLGFAWFQKVRRGFSDVL, from the coding sequence ATGCAGCAGTTTAGCTCTACGCCCAATGAATTAGTAGCAAGCTTTTGGCGTCACCGTGAACTCATCGGCTCCCTTATTCAACGCGATATCGTAGGTCGATATCGTGGATCCGCATTGGGCATAATTTGGTCTTTTATCCACCCAATGTTTATGCTGGCCGTTTACACCTTTGTATTTAGCGTTGTTTTTCAGGCTAGATGGGGAAATGGTAGCGATTCTAAAGCTGAGTTTGCACTAGTTCTTTTTGCTGGTCTGATTGTTTTTAACCTGTTTGCTGAATGTGTAAATCGAGCATCTGGATTAATTACGTCAAATGTTAACTATGTAAAGCGGGTTGTCTTTCCGTTGGAGATACTTCCCTGGGTAACTTTAGGCTCAGCTCTTTTCCATGGCCTAATGAGCATCATTGTATGGTTAGTGTTCTATATAGTGCTGTTCGGTTTGCCCAAGATTAGTATAATTTTGCTACCGGCAATAATTTTACCTCTCATTTTCTTGACTATGGGGCTTACTTGGTTTTTTGCAGCTCTGGGGGTCTATCTCCGTGATATCTCGCAGGTAACTACGATTATGACCACAGTGCTCATGTTTCTGTCCCCGATTTTCTACCCTGCCTCAGCTTTGCCGCAGAATTTTCAGCCCATACTCCTTCTAAACCCACTTACCCCTGCCCTTGAGCAATTTAGAGGAGTATTAATGTGGGGTGAAGTACCTAGGTTTCATGCTTGGGTATTGTACTTATCACTAACAGCTACTGTAGGTTGGTTAGGCTTTGCTTGGTTCCAAAAAGTACGTAGAGGATTTTCTGATGTCCTCTGA
- a CDS encoding glycosyltransferase family 4 protein gives MRIGFDISQTGSTRTGCGFYADALIRKMVSQHQEDTFYLYKTFGTTYWDPEYRENISSLDFKNCVYPLDFKRKEDSFRFWSSPRGIDESQIGFPEIIHSNNFSSPRLPQARLVYTVYDLSFIDLPDCTTEENRHICFNGMLEASLLADMVIAISHYSKKRFLENFPHFPEERVEVTHLGNRLPVHGPEEPVPQLATEKNFFLSVGTLEPRKNLRRLLAAYKRYVGQQNLPKPLVLAGTNGWLEDDLNTYIADLKLQNQVYVLGYVSDAVLRWLYRHCWAFVYPSLYEGFGLPVLEAMGFGAAVITSNTSSMPEVGGNAVFYVDPLNEESIVAALTQVDGPVCRNSCREKSLQQAQFFSWDRTSAAVHAAYERVLQMPRYSRPGANTEINCSQ, from the coding sequence ATGAGAATAGGGTTTGATATCAGCCAAACTGGCAGTACAAGAACTGGCTGTGGTTTTTATGCTGATGCTTTGATAAGAAAAATGGTGAGCCAACATCAAGAAGACACATTTTATCTTTATAAAACTTTTGGCACTACTTATTGGGATCCTGAATATCGGGAGAACATTTCGTCTTTAGACTTTAAGAATTGTGTTTATCCCTTGGATTTTAAGCGAAAAGAAGACTCTTTTCGCTTTTGGAGTAGTCCTCGGGGAATTGATGAAAGTCAAATTGGTTTCCCTGAAATTATTCATTCTAATAATTTTTCGAGTCCGCGCTTGCCCCAAGCCCGGTTAGTTTATACTGTCTATGATTTGAGTTTTATTGACTTACCTGACTGCACTACTGAAGAAAATCGTCACATTTGTTTTAATGGAATGCTGGAAGCATCGCTTTTAGCTGATATGGTAATCGCTATTTCTCATTACAGTAAGAAAAGATTTTTAGAAAACTTTCCACATTTTCCTGAGGAGCGTGTGGAAGTAACTCATTTGGGCAACCGCCTGCCGGTGCATGGTCCTGAAGAACCCGTGCCACAGCTTGCTACGGAAAAAAACTTTTTTCTTTCTGTGGGAACTTTAGAGCCTAGAAAAAACCTGCGCCGATTGCTTGCAGCTTACAAACGCTACGTTGGCCAGCAAAATTTGCCAAAACCACTGGTTTTGGCAGGGACAAATGGTTGGCTAGAAGATGATTTGAATACTTATATTGCTGATCTCAAATTACAGAATCAGGTGTATGTTCTGGGTTACGTTAGTGACGCTGTTCTTCGATGGCTTTACCGGCATTGCTGGGCATTTGTTTATCCATCTCTTTACGAGGGCTTTGGCTTACCCGTATTAGAAGCTATGGGATTTGGCGCGGCGGTGATCACGTCAAATACGAGTAGTATGCCTGAAGTTGGTGGAAATGCTGTTTTCTATGTTGATCCACTTAATGAAGAAAGTATTGTGGCGGCGCTAACGCAAGTTGATGGGCCTGTCTGCCGTAATTCATGCCGGGAAAAAAGCCTGCAGCAGGCTCAATTTTTCTCCTGGGATAGGACTTCCGCTGCGGTCCATGCTGCTTATGAGCGGGTATTGCAGATGCCACGTTACAGTCGCCCTGGCGCAAACACTGAGATAAATTGTTCTCAATAG
- a CDS encoding class I SAM-dependent methyltransferase, whose amino-acid sequence MRSCWCGSAEFSAFSPDYSECKICKTLVLQNSLPDNYLIVKNDETDFYGKQYWLGHQNRDFGYPDVYERARNDLTERNLHWFKALMKYCLPPADILELGCGHGSFVALLQQAGYKASGAEMSPWVVSFGRDTFQIPMYLGPVEGLDIPSNSLDVIALMDVLEHLPDPVATLCHCVDLLKPGGFLIIQTPEFQEGMSYPLLEESKSPFLEQLKVDEHLYLFNQKSVTKCLEQVGLKYVCFEPAIFAAYDMFLIASKEPLVTHSSDAIENALLAHPYSRLTLALLDLRERELALVEALKESEKDRAERLDQVTILTQKLKESEIDREARLDQIDALTRWLKEERGEI is encoded by the coding sequence ATGCGTAGTTGCTGGTGCGGGAGTGCTGAATTTTCAGCGTTTAGCCCCGATTATAGTGAATGCAAAATTTGTAAAACACTTGTTCTTCAAAATTCATTGCCTGATAATTATCTCATCGTCAAAAATGATGAAACAGATTTTTATGGTAAACAATATTGGCTTGGTCATCAAAACAGAGACTTTGGTTATCCTGATGTCTATGAGCGAGCAAGGAATGATTTGACCGAGCGCAATCTTCATTGGTTCAAGGCGCTGATGAAGTATTGTTTGCCACCTGCAGATATTTTAGAACTAGGTTGTGGTCACGGTAGTTTTGTGGCACTTCTGCAGCAGGCCGGTTACAAAGCTTCAGGAGCCGAGATGAGCCCATGGGTTGTGTCTTTTGGCCGTGATACCTTTCAGATTCCTATGTATTTAGGGCCGGTTGAAGGTCTTGATATTCCTTCAAACAGTTTAGATGTGATAGCCCTAATGGATGTGCTAGAACATCTACCTGATCCAGTGGCAACCCTTTGCCATTGCGTTGACTTACTGAAACCGGGAGGGTTTCTGATAATTCAAACTCCAGAGTTTCAAGAGGGGATGAGTTATCCGCTTTTAGAAGAATCTAAAAGTCCGTTTTTGGAGCAGCTAAAGGTCGATGAACACTTGTATTTATTTAATCAAAAATCTGTAACTAAATGCCTTGAACAAGTTGGCCTAAAATATGTTTGTTTTGAGCCTGCTATCTTTGCTGCTTATGACATGTTTTTGATTGCTTCTAAAGAACCTTTGGTTACTCATAGTTCTGATGCGATAGAGAATGCCCTCTTGGCTCATCCATATAGTCGGTTGACGTTGGCACTGCTTGACTTAAGAGAGCGAGAGCTGGCTTTGGTTGAAGCATTGAAAGAATCGGAGAAAGATCGGGCTGAACGACTAGACCAAGTTACTATTTTGACGCAAAAATTAAAAGAATCTGAGATCGATCGCGAAGCGCGGCTAGATCAAATTGATGCTTTAACTAGATGGCTTAAGGAGGAGCGTGGTGAGATCTAG
- a CDS encoding glycosyltransferase family 2 protein — protein sequence MTLTFSVITPSYNQGQFIERTIQSILSQTSVEFDYMVCDGGSNDGTVEILDKYRTYLSWVSEADSGQADAVNKGIRSTKGDVIAWINSDDIYYPEAFKKVRNIFLNYPEVNVVYGNANHIDREDNYIEPYPTEPWNYIRLREICFLCQPAVFFRRRMVDNYGDLDISLKFCMDYELWLRYGKQNDFFYIPDLLAGSRLYQDTKTLGQRVAVHYEINEMLKAKFLKSPERWVLAYASVSAEEREKSQGRDPRNLWVQVQRVNAFFFEAFYGYRRWRSFAVSPSTVWQILRWTVAAYYRFLRSRVTL from the coding sequence ATGACTCTTACCTTTAGTGTAATTACCCCATCTTATAATCAGGGACAGTTTATTGAGCGGACGATTCAGAGCATTCTGTCTCAAACTTCTGTTGAATTTGATTATATGGTTTGTGATGGGGGTAGTAACGATGGGACGGTAGAAATCTTAGATAAATACCGGACTTATTTAAGCTGGGTTAGCGAAGCCGACAGTGGGCAAGCAGATGCCGTAAACAAAGGTATTCGCTCTACTAAAGGAGATGTTATTGCTTGGATTAATTCTGATGATATTTACTATCCTGAGGCTTTCAAGAAAGTAAGAAATATATTTTTAAATTATCCTGAAGTTAACGTAGTCTATGGCAATGCCAATCACATAGATAGAGAAGATAATTATATAGAGCCATATCCTACCGAGCCTTGGAACTATATTCGTTTAAGAGAAATATGTTTTCTATGTCAGCCTGCTGTCTTCTTTCGACGCCGAATGGTAGATAACTATGGCGACCTAGATATCAGTCTTAAATTTTGTATGGATTATGAGCTCTGGCTTCGGTATGGTAAGCAAAATGATTTCTTTTATATTCCAGATTTATTAGCTGGTTCACGACTTTATCAGGATACTAAAACTTTAGGTCAAAGGGTTGCTGTTCACTATGAAATCAATGAGATGCTAAAAGCTAAGTTTCTTAAGTCTCCTGAACGGTGGGTTTTAGCTTATGCTTCGGTCTCGGCAGAAGAACGAGAGAAATCTCAAGGGCGTGATCCACGCAATTTATGGGTCCAAGTACAGCGCGTTAATGCATTTTTCTTTGAGGCTTTTTATGGCTATCGTCGGTGGCGAAGTTTTGCAGTTTCACCTTCGACAGTTTGGCAAATATTGCGTTGGACAGTAGCTGCTTATTACCGTTTTTTGCGAAGTAGAGTTACTTTATAG
- a CDS encoding ABC transporter ATP-binding protein codes for MSSDLAISVNSLSKCYQIYEKPQDRLLQMLSRSKKQYFKEFWALKDISFEIEKGETFGIVGRNGSGKSTLLQILAGTLAQTSGAVTVNGRIAALLELGSGFNPDFTGRENVFLNGSILGLTKQDIASRYDEIVEFADIGEFIDQPVKTYSSGMFVRLAFAVQAHIDASIVIIDEALAVGDVFFRQKCYSRLEQLRNSGAAVLIVSHSLPDIEQYCTRAILLDHGNQEFIGSSSEAVKKYYLLNQSTRQYWSEKHSVELSENHHQPFDLQEFSVPPRELFLDLSGKNQVNQGGAICTGIILCDNKNQPCYSFRQGDEAIFYYEFELLTAVEIPICGVVLKNDRGIIVHGKNSWQVNHDLPKAIVTGSRILSQHKITLNLQPGEYTFEIALASLENFWWQKREHVSHEEISSQFHRLCCLPDAGSFTIGFASKDGVSVLTHHGIADLPGDIRSTCILQSSEKEN; via the coding sequence ATGTCCTCTGACTTGGCGATTAGTGTCAACAGTCTCAGCAAATGCTATCAGATCTATGAGAAGCCTCAAGATCGTTTACTCCAAATGCTTAGTAGAAGCAAAAAACAGTACTTCAAAGAGTTTTGGGCGCTAAAAGACATATCATTTGAAATCGAAAAGGGTGAAACATTTGGCATAGTTGGTCGCAATGGTAGCGGTAAGAGTACTCTCCTTCAGATACTTGCTGGGACTCTAGCTCAGACAAGTGGAGCTGTAACTGTAAATGGTCGAATTGCGGCTTTGTTAGAATTAGGTAGCGGTTTCAATCCCGATTTTACGGGTCGGGAAAATGTTTTTTTGAACGGCAGCATATTAGGCTTAACAAAGCAAGATATTGCCAGTCGTTACGATGAAATTGTGGAATTTGCTGATATAGGCGAATTCATCGATCAGCCGGTCAAGACATACTCCAGCGGTATGTTTGTGCGCCTTGCATTTGCTGTGCAAGCTCATATTGACGCGAGCATTGTTATTATCGATGAGGCTTTAGCAGTAGGAGATGTCTTTTTTAGGCAAAAGTGCTATTCCCGCCTCGAGCAGCTAAGAAATTCTGGCGCAGCTGTGCTTATAGTCTCCCATTCTCTGCCTGATATCGAACAATATTGCACGCGAGCTATTTTACTCGATCATGGCAATCAAGAGTTTATAGGCTCATCTAGCGAAGCTGTTAAAAAGTATTACTTACTAAATCAATCGACTCGCCAATATTGGTCGGAGAAGCACAGCGTTGAGCTTTCTGAAAACCATCATCAGCCGTTCGACCTTCAGGAATTCTCTGTGCCGCCTAGAGAATTATTCCTTGATTTGTCAGGCAAAAATCAAGTTAACCAAGGAGGTGCTATTTGTACAGGAATCATCTTGTGCGACAACAAAAATCAACCCTGTTATAGTTTTCGGCAGGGTGACGAAGCCATTTTTTACTACGAGTTTGAGCTGCTAACTGCTGTAGAAATTCCTATTTGTGGGGTTGTCTTAAAAAATGATCGCGGGATTATTGTTCATGGCAAAAATAGTTGGCAAGTTAACCACGATCTGCCAAAAGCTATAGTTACTGGTAGTAGAATTTTGAGTCAGCATAAAATAACTCTAAATTTACAGCCTGGCGAATATACCTTTGAAATTGCCTTAGCTTCGTTAGAAAACTTTTGGTGGCAAAAACGTGAACACGTTTCCCATGAAGAAATCTCTTCCCAATTTCATAGGCTCTGTTGCCTTCCTGATGCCGGTTCTTTTACAATTGGGTTCGCTTCCAAGGATGGAGTGAGTGTTCTAACACATCATGGAATTGCTGACTTGCCAGGCGACATAAGGAGTACTTGTATCTTACAGTCCTCCGAGAAAGAAAATTGA
- a CDS encoding class I SAM-dependent methyltransferase encodes MRTLILQKQEVLQGYDAVSQLYPYVPPLSHWRAWEYAAYQKYELTGHVLDLGCGDGKYFELLWPRADQVTGVDISPVAVELAKRSGVYQNIHLTYAHQIPEPNAIFDHVFANCSLEHMDCIDEVLAEVNRCLKPGGTLLCSVVTDRYEQWALLPNLVSMAGFSNASQVLRQDFSTYHHLSNPFHPDKWQQHFINAGLIPEEHIPILPKHNSGFFLLMDGIWHVKSKDVGEIGDSIFPFLSSNPNFPAAFRSFLEGLLEMELDWQDCSGAVFMARKER; translated from the coding sequence ATGAGAACTCTGATTTTGCAGAAGCAGGAGGTGCTTCAAGGCTATGATGCAGTTTCTCAGCTCTATCCTTACGTTCCTCCTTTGAGCCATTGGCGTGCCTGGGAATATGCTGCATATCAAAAGTATGAGCTAACGGGCCATGTTCTGGATCTGGGTTGTGGAGATGGAAAGTATTTTGAGCTGCTCTGGCCACGAGCTGATCAAGTTACTGGAGTAGACATTAGCCCAGTTGCAGTTGAATTAGCTAAGAGAAGTGGTGTTTACCAAAACATTCACCTTACTTACGCCCACCAAATACCAGAACCTAATGCTATCTTTGATCATGTTTTTGCTAATTGCTCTTTAGAGCATATGGATTGCATTGATGAGGTTTTAGCAGAAGTCAATCGCTGTCTTAAGCCAGGGGGTACTTTGCTGTGCAGTGTGGTAACTGATCGTTATGAGCAATGGGCTTTACTTCCTAATCTTGTTTCGATGGCTGGTTTTAGCAACGCATCACAAGTTCTTAGGCAAGATTTTTCTACTTATCATCATCTGTCCAACCCATTTCATCCAGATAAATGGCAGCAGCACTTTATCAACGCAGGGCTCATACCCGAGGAACATATCCCAATTCTGCCAAAGCACAACAGCGGCTTTTTTCTTTTGATGGACGGTATCTGGCATGTTAAGAGTAAAGATGTAGGAGAAATAGGAGACTCTATTTTTCCATTTTTATCATCTAATCCTAATTTTCCGGCTGCTTTTAGGAGTTTTTTAGAAGGCTTGTTAGAGATGGAACTGGATTGGCAGGATTGTAGTGGCGCTGTCTTTATGGCAAGAAAAGAAAGGTAA
- a CDS encoding YkvA family protein yields MKIPFFSRLYSGLLKHPRYRWVVMGASLIYLLSPIDISPDFIPVAGWIDDGVVATLLATGITQVLLDRRQTLKAQKTLADNATRVTSLPTDPKNS; encoded by the coding sequence ATGAAAATTCCGTTCTTTAGTCGTCTCTACAGCGGCCTACTGAAGCATCCCCGCTACCGCTGGGTCGTCATGGGTGCGTCGCTCATCTACCTGCTGAGCCCTATCGACATTTCCCCCGACTTTATTCCCGTAGCGGGCTGGATTGATGATGGCGTAGTGGCCACCTTGCTAGCCACTGGCATTACCCAAGTCCTACTCGATCGCCGCCAGACCCTAAAAGCTCAGAAAACCCTGGCCGACAATGCTACCAGAGTGACATCTCTGCCTACCGACCCCAAGAACTCCTAA
- a CDS encoding glycosyltransferase family 4 protein, translating into MVKPSVIKVAVDLTPLRPGGENGGAKTLILTLLKEFSLVQSNDFEYLLIAESWNYQELLEFQSSNITCLLKSDIFFALTVESNQSKEDCKSNLGFLKLSSLKSKPKKILKILLNKFVIGGRYVLKKLPFRFSRLALPLKKYLNEFRNGLLIQEAVASVFKPKILQENYNIDLLFCPFSAPTFAEPELPLVAIAYDLQHLDLPFFFSDDERSHRTRFLKDLLHKASQIVCISEFTRQSFLTHLNGDAERLTSVPICIHERLTKISNGLAETILNQLGLGERQYLFFPANFWPHKNHRMLLTAYSIYKKKFPESVVNLVFTGALEEPQREIKELVFKLGCEKHIHFLGFLSQVELIAVWQGCKGLIFPSLYEGFGIPLLEAMWFDKPVACSSIGSLPEVGGDAAVYFDPRKPESIADAIAAVAHNDALTTQLRGHAQKRLKMFSQRSMTEQYLDVFKAAVTHLSPPRRLV; encoded by the coding sequence ATGGTGAAACCTTCTGTTATCAAAGTTGCTGTCGATTTAACACCTCTTCGTCCAGGTGGTGAAAATGGTGGAGCTAAGACTTTGATCTTAACTCTTTTAAAGGAATTCTCTTTAGTTCAGTCGAACGATTTTGAGTATCTCTTAATTGCTGAATCTTGGAATTATCAAGAGCTACTAGAATTTCAGTCAAGTAATATCACCTGTCTTCTAAAGTCAGACATCTTTTTTGCACTCACAGTAGAGTCTAATCAATCAAAAGAGGATTGCAAAAGCAATTTAGGCTTTCTCAAATTATCATCGCTCAAGTCCAAGCCAAAAAAAATATTAAAGATATTACTGAATAAATTTGTTATCGGTGGAAGATACGTTTTGAAAAAACTTCCATTTCGGTTTTCAAGACTTGCTCTTCCTCTTAAAAAATACCTAAACGAGTTTCGAAATGGTCTGCTTATACAAGAGGCGGTTGCTTCGGTCTTCAAGCCAAAAATCCTGCAAGAAAATTACAACATTGATTTGCTGTTTTGTCCTTTCTCTGCCCCAACATTTGCGGAGCCTGAACTGCCTCTTGTTGCAATTGCTTATGATTTGCAGCACTTGGATTTACCATTTTTTTTTAGCGATGATGAAAGATCTCATCGGACTCGGTTTCTCAAAGATCTTTTGCACAAGGCCAGTCAGATTGTTTGTATTTCTGAGTTTACGCGCCAGTCTTTCTTAACCCATCTGAATGGGGATGCTGAGAGGTTGACATCGGTTCCTATCTGTATCCATGAACGCCTGACCAAAATTTCAAATGGCTTGGCTGAAACTATTCTTAATCAGTTAGGTTTAGGAGAACGACAATATCTTTTTTTCCCTGCTAATTTCTGGCCTCACAAGAATCATCGTATGCTTCTAACTGCATACTCCATATATAAAAAAAAGTTTCCAGAGTCAGTCGTAAACTTAGTATTTACTGGAGCATTAGAGGAGCCACAGAGAGAAATTAAAGAATTAGTGTTTAAGCTAGGTTGTGAAAAACATATCCATTTTTTAGGCTTTTTAAGCCAAGTAGAATTAATTGCCGTGTGGCAAGGCTGCAAAGGTTTGATATTTCCCTCACTTTATGAGGGATTTGGTATTCCACTTCTAGAGGCTATGTGGTTTGATAAACCAGTTGCCTGCAGTTCGATCGGAAGCTTACCTGAAGTTGGTGGAGATGCAGCCGTCTATTTTGATCCGCGTAAACCAGAAAGTATTGCTGATGCGATCGCCGCTGTTGCTCACAATGATGCGTTGACTACTCAACTGAGAGGCCACGCTCAGAAGCGACTGAAAATGTTTAGCCAACGCTCCATGACTGAACAATATTTAGATGTGTTTAAAGCTGCTGTGACACATTTATCACCGCCTCGGAGATTGGTATGA